The proteins below come from a single Holdemania massiliensis genomic window:
- a CDS encoding phosphatase PAP2 family protein produces the protein MDLTIMHWITQAFQSPVMTAVMRFITGWGNLGALWIGFACYFYFIKKDRRTAVFLLLAVVLTWTLNDLLIKQLVDRPRPFMTHTELPALITQPTSSSFPSGHTATSFAAMMILFACGGHYRWLGLGSAVLIAFSRIYLHVHYPSDVLAGCLVGICVGALCVRLMKQYRLTPARDTSEK, from the coding sequence ATGGATTTAACCATTATGCATTGGATTACTCAGGCTTTTCAATCGCCAGTGATGACCGCTGTCATGCGATTTATTACCGGTTGGGGAAATCTGGGCGCCCTGTGGATTGGCTTTGCATGTTATTTCTATTTTATTAAAAAGGATCGGCGGACAGCGGTATTTTTGCTTTTAGCCGTTGTGCTGACCTGGACGCTGAATGATTTACTGATCAAACAGCTTGTCGACCGGCCGCGGCCGTTTATGACGCATACGGAGCTGCCGGCGTTGATCACACAGCCGACGTCCAGTTCCTTTCCTTCCGGTCATACAGCAACCTCTTTTGCAGCGATGATGATCTTATTTGCCTGCGGCGGTCATTATCGCTGGCTGGGCTTAGGCAGTGCCGTGCTGATCGCTTTTTCCCGCATCTATCTGCATGTTCACTATCCATCGGACGTTCTGGCAGGCTGCCTTGTCGGAATTTGCGTCGGAGCCTTATGCGTACGGCTGATGAAGCAGTACCGTTTAACCCCGGCGCGTGACACCTCTGAAAAGTGA
- a CDS encoding PhnE/PtxC family ABC transporter permease, translated as MSYFREKRIRTAAFLIVGFLLTVAGSQRIQFDWILMITHFPAAITRFIQLYLPPDFSELGRMIQEMGVTVLIALAAAATGMILAFFAALAISARTSKNKTLTLIVRMLASLTRNIPEGVWAIVLLMCFWYGEFLAYLVMSIISFGFLARVYADAMDEASMDCIEALEATGASYWQIIFNAVVPETLPALISWSLYAAENNIRSSTIIGMLAGGGIGYLIGNYRHFRQFQSLLVAIVLVVAAVLIFDQISAQIRRRILQ; from the coding sequence ATGAGTTACTTTCGGGAAAAACGCATCCGTACTGCGGCTTTTCTCATCGTCGGGTTCTTGCTGACGGTGGCGGGATCTCAGCGCATTCAGTTTGACTGGATCTTGATGATCACTCACTTTCCAGCCGCGATTACGCGTTTTATCCAGCTCTATCTGCCGCCGGATTTCAGTGAATTAGGGCGGATGATTCAGGAAATGGGTGTTACGGTTCTGATTGCCTTGGCCGCGGCCGCAACGGGGATGATTCTGGCTTTCTTTGCGGCTTTGGCGATTTCAGCACGAACGTCAAAGAATAAGACCCTAACCCTGATCGTCAGGATGCTGGCGTCACTCACCCGCAATATCCCGGAAGGGGTATGGGCGATTGTCCTGCTGATGTGTTTCTGGTATGGCGAATTTCTTGCCTATCTGGTCATGAGCATTATTTCATTTGGTTTTCTGGCCCGGGTGTATGCGGATGCGATGGATGAAGCGAGTATGGATTGTATCGAAGCCTTGGAAGCCACCGGGGCTTCCTACTGGCAGATTATTTTCAATGCCGTGGTTCCGGAAACGCTGCCGGCCCTGATTTCCTGGAGCTTGTACGCCGCAGAAAACAACATTCGGTCCTCAACGATTATCGGCATGCTGGCAGGGGGAGGAATTGGATATCTGATCGGCAATTACCGGCATTTCCGCCAATTTCAGTCGCTGCTGGTTGCGATTGTCCTGGTTGTCGCGGCAGTCTTGATTTTTGATCAGATTTCAGCTCAAATACGGAGGAGGATTCTGCAATGA
- a CDS encoding UxaA family hydrolase, whose amino-acid sequence MKKTLHIQPNDNVIVALEPLYAGETAAGITLLEDIPSGHKFACQSIAAGQPVIKYGQPIGHAAVSIQPGQWVHSHNLKTSLSGTLDYQYNPVSNPIEARPGSRPVMAYRRENGTIGIRNELWVIVTVGCIGDTARNIVNTFRQRHPLDDIDGIFTFNHPFGCSQMGQDHQNTVKILQDIVTHPNAGGVLVLGLGCENNQLKPFYDSLEQINPQRVRCLNCQDVENEVHSAVELLEQIYQTMRHDRREVCDLSEFSFGLKCGGSDGYSGITANPLLGRFSDNLVRYGANIVLSEVPEMFGAEQLLMNRAADRTTFDKLVAMINRFKDYFLSNHQVVYENPSPGNKAGGITTLEEKSLGCIQKAGTSQINDVLDYGERIQKTGVSLVYGPGNDLVSTTALGASGCQVVLFTTGRGTPFGGFIPTYKISTNSELAARKPHWIDFNAGILTEGVTLDETAEQLVEDLIAVLEGKKTRNEISDLRSIAIFKQGVIC is encoded by the coding sequence ATGAAAAAAACACTGCACATTCAGCCTAACGATAATGTGATCGTCGCCCTGGAGCCGCTCTATGCCGGGGAAACCGCTGCCGGCATCACACTGCTTGAAGATATCCCATCCGGCCATAAGTTTGCCTGTCAATCCATCGCTGCCGGTCAGCCCGTCATCAAATATGGTCAGCCGATCGGACACGCGGCGGTTTCCATTCAACCTGGACAATGGGTTCACAGTCACAATTTGAAAACCTCCCTGTCCGGAACGCTGGATTACCAATACAATCCGGTTTCCAATCCGATCGAGGCCCGGCCCGGCAGCCGTCCGGTCATGGCCTATCGCCGTGAGAACGGAACGATTGGCATCCGCAATGAATTATGGGTCATCGTGACAGTTGGCTGCATCGGCGATACTGCCCGCAATATCGTCAACACCTTCCGGCAGCGTCATCCGCTGGACGACATCGACGGCATCTTCACCTTTAATCATCCGTTCGGCTGTTCCCAGATGGGACAGGATCATCAGAATACCGTGAAGATCCTGCAGGATATCGTCACCCATCCCAATGCCGGCGGTGTGCTTGTGCTGGGGCTGGGCTGTGAGAACAATCAGCTGAAGCCCTTCTATGACAGCCTGGAACAGATCAATCCGCAGCGCGTGCGCTGTCTGAATTGCCAAGACGTGGAAAATGAGGTTCACAGCGCGGTTGAGCTGCTCGAACAGATTTACCAGACCATGCGTCATGACCGGCGCGAAGTCTGCGATCTCAGCGAATTCTCCTTCGGCTTAAAATGCGGCGGATCGGATGGCTATTCCGGCATTACCGCGAATCCTCTGCTGGGGCGCTTCTCGGATAACCTTGTGCGCTATGGCGCCAACATTGTGCTCAGTGAAGTCCCGGAGATGTTCGGGGCTGAACAGCTGTTGATGAACCGGGCTGCGGACAGGACAACGTTTGATAAGCTGGTGGCGATGATCAACCGCTTTAAGGACTACTTCCTGTCCAATCATCAGGTCGTTTATGAAAATCCATCGCCGGGCAACAAAGCCGGCGGCATTACCACATTGGAGGAAAAGAGCCTAGGCTGCATCCAGAAAGCCGGCACGTCGCAGATCAATGATGTGCTCGATTACGGCGAGAGGATTCAGAAAACAGGCGTCAGCCTCGTGTATGGGCCAGGCAATGACCTCGTATCCACAACCGCGCTGGGCGCCAGCGGTTGTCAGGTTGTCTTGTTTACAACCGGTCGGGGAACCCCATTCGGCGGCTTTATTCCAACCTACAAAATCTCGACCAATTCTGAACTGGCGGCCCGAAAACCGCATTGGATTGACTTCAATGCCGGCATTCTGACCGAGGGCGTCACGCTGGATGAAACGGCAGAGCAGTTAGTAGAAGATCTGATCGCCGTGCTTGAAGGGAAGAAAACCCGCAACGAAATCAGCGATCTGCGCAGCATCGCGATCTTCAAGCAGGGGGTTATCTGTTAG
- a CDS encoding tagaturonate reductase — MKSLNRQNYPRPQRPIRILQFGEGNFLRAFVDDFISQLNEKTDFNGSVCVVQPRPHGRVQDLMQQDGLYTLLLEGKKQGQPIRDVRMIDVIEQGIDPYTDYAALLQRAADPQCRILISNTTEAGIAYVDEPVTLKTCPQSFPGKILAVLKQRYQTFHGQRDQGFEILCCELIENNGDTLKDIVCRKAREQGEPQAFLDWIEAANHFYNTLVDRIVPGYPKELAVALEAELGYRDAYLVKGEIYHSWVIQGDPSLTSVLPLDKLNENIIFTHDLTPYRDRKVAILNGSHTCMVPLGLLAGMETVKETVEDPQIRAFLEAFLKEEVWPSLNFSETELAAFTADVFERFENPDIRHELMSISLNSIAKFKTRDLPAMQHYVKTHKTLPPHGCFALAALIVLMSRCQADGTPLVSESNEVLACWQAWDEHHPEDTVQALLNLPLWKTEFSVLENIDERLSAIIRSITTLGLREAMTKEVHV, encoded by the coding sequence ATGAAATCTCTTAATCGTCAAAATTATCCGCGGCCGCAGCGGCCAATTCGCATTCTGCAGTTCGGCGAGGGAAATTTCCTTCGCGCCTTTGTCGATGATTTCATATCTCAGTTAAATGAAAAAACCGACTTTAACGGCAGCGTCTGTGTCGTGCAGCCGCGGCCGCACGGACGAGTTCAGGATTTAATGCAGCAGGATGGCTTATATACGCTGCTGCTGGAAGGAAAAAAGCAAGGGCAGCCAATCCGTGACGTGCGGATGATCGATGTGATCGAACAGGGCATTGATCCCTACACTGACTACGCCGCTTTATTGCAGCGGGCCGCTGATCCGCAGTGCCGGATCCTTATTTCCAATACGACAGAAGCCGGAATCGCCTATGTTGACGAACCGGTAACGCTGAAAACCTGTCCGCAGAGCTTTCCGGGCAAGATTCTGGCCGTACTGAAGCAGCGTTATCAAACCTTCCACGGGCAACGGGATCAGGGCTTTGAGATTCTCTGCTGCGAACTGATTGAAAACAACGGCGATACCTTAAAAGACATTGTTTGCCGCAAAGCCCGTGAACAGGGCGAGCCGCAGGCGTTTCTGGATTGGATTGAAGCAGCCAATCATTTCTACAATACGCTGGTTGACCGCATCGTGCCCGGGTATCCCAAAGAGCTGGCCGTCGCCTTGGAAGCAGAGCTGGGCTATCGCGACGCCTATCTGGTGAAAGGCGAAATTTATCACAGCTGGGTCATTCAGGGTGATCCTTCGTTAACCTCCGTTCTGCCGCTGGACAAGCTGAACGAGAACATTATTTTTACCCATGATCTCACGCCGTACCGCGACCGCAAGGTAGCGATCCTCAACGGATCACATACGTGCATGGTGCCGTTAGGCTTGCTGGCCGGGATGGAAACGGTGAAGGAAACAGTCGAAGATCCGCAGATCCGCGCCTTCCTTGAAGCTTTCTTAAAAGAAGAAGTCTGGCCGTCGCTGAATTTCAGTGAGACGGAGCTGGCAGCCTTTACTGCCGATGTCTTTGAGCGCTTTGAAAATCCGGATATCCGGCATGAACTCATGAGTATTTCCCTGAATTCCATTGCCAAGTTCAAGACGCGGGATCTGCCGGCGATGCAGCATTATGTTAAAACACACAAGACCCTGCCGCCGCACGGCTGTTTCGCCTTAGCCGCGCTGATCGTTTTAATGAGCCGGTGCCAAGCTGACGGTACGCCGCTGGTCAGCGAAAGCAATGAGGTGCTGGCCTGTTGGCAGGCTTGGGATGAGCATCATCCGGAAGACACAGTGCAGGCGCTGCTGAATCTGCCGTTATGGAAAACCGAATTTTCCGTCCTGGAAAATATCGATGAACGCTTATCCGCGATCATCCGATCCATCACCACGCTCGGTCTGCGCGAAGCGATGACCAAGGAGGTTCATGTATGA
- a CDS encoding PhnE/PtxC family ABC transporter permease, whose amino-acid sequence MSTLASNIQAPAVPLKKTRSGRYQLSQKDVSSWLVLAVGVTFLFSLIFFLGFAANYKWDQFSPAVAAKIATEFFRFDKIAFADQLSILALLINTVILGFITTVLGALIGLPFGLMAARNLSWPWLSNLIKALASFVRAVPTIIWVLLFISGYGLTSTTAIVGMVFHSWAFFVKSYGESFEEVDPGTIEALRSTGCTSFQVISSAVIPSAATRIISWIAMRSEINFAVAVVIGPAVGVAGTIGSVINGYSRVGNYSGLGFSLFCVFLTALVFELILTRLKQRSAR is encoded by the coding sequence ATGAGTACGTTAGCTTCCAACATTCAGGCGCCTGCAGTGCCGCTGAAGAAAACGCGGAGCGGCCGCTACCAGCTGAGTCAAAAAGACGTTTCTTCCTGGCTGGTGCTGGCCGTAGGAGTCACATTTCTGTTTTCCTTGATTTTCTTTCTTGGCTTTGCTGCTAATTATAAATGGGATCAATTTTCACCGGCAGTCGCGGCAAAGATTGCCACTGAGTTTTTCCGCTTTGATAAGATTGCGTTTGCAGATCAGCTGTCCATCCTAGCATTGTTAATCAATACGGTAATCCTTGGTTTTATCACTACCGTGCTGGGAGCCTTGATTGGCCTGCCGTTTGGTTTGATGGCCGCACGCAATCTATCCTGGCCGTGGCTTTCCAATCTTATTAAAGCACTGGCCAGCTTTGTCCGGGCGGTTCCGACGATTATCTGGGTGTTATTGTTTATTTCTGGTTATGGCCTGACATCCACCACGGCGATTGTCGGCATGGTTTTTCACAGCTGGGCATTCTTTGTTAAAAGCTATGGTGAATCCTTTGAGGAAGTCGATCCGGGGACGATTGAAGCGCTGCGCTCGACCGGCTGTACGTCCTTTCAGGTGATCAGCAGTGCGGTGATTCCCAGTGCTGCAACCCGCATAATCTCGTGGATTGCCATGCGCAGTGAAATTAACTTTGCGGTCGCTGTGGTCATCGGTCCGGCAGTTGGAGTCGCAGGCACAATTGGATCGGTCATCAACGGTTATTCTCGGGTCGGCAATTACAGCGGTTTGGGATTTTCATTGTTCTGTGTCTTTCTGACCGCGCTGGTCTTTGAATTGATTCTGACCCGGCTGAAACAACGTTCCGCCCGCTAG
- a CDS encoding hemolysin family protein has product MASDPGGNAIAMQLLLLVLLTLVNAFFAGAEMAIVSVNKNKIKMLAEKGNKKARLIEGLFDDSTKFLSTIQVAITFAGFFSSASAATGISQVLGAWMAQYGIPYSSTIAVVFVTIILSYCTLVFGELVPKRIALQKAEQFSLMCVQPILIISRVLSPFIKLLSLSTNGFLRLLGMQTENLEEEVSEEEIRSLVHSGRASGVFDESQTEMIDSVFTFDDKTARDVMVPRQEVVMLDMDEPIRPQLKELLSTRLSRFPVYRENSDNIIGILNIKDLMIAISEGKTEQLELESLLQKPYFVPDSKPTAELFREMQKTQYRMAILIDEFGGFSGITTTEDLVEEIVGDLYDEYDQEEPELIQLSANEYQIDGLMNLDELNEELGLNLETEYYDTISGYLIEQLGQIPQPNEHPEIQIGSLRFTVLSMAGKRIAKIRLMLDSSSDSERTESN; this is encoded by the coding sequence ATGGCATCAGATCCCGGCGGCAACGCCATCGCTATGCAGCTGTTGCTGCTGGTACTTCTTACGTTAGTCAACGCTTTCTTTGCAGGCGCTGAAATGGCTATCGTTTCCGTGAATAAAAACAAAATTAAAATGCTGGCTGAGAAAGGTAACAAGAAAGCCCGGCTGATTGAAGGTCTGTTTGATGACTCGACGAAATTTCTGTCAACCATTCAGGTCGCGATCACCTTTGCCGGCTTCTTCTCCAGTGCCTCCGCCGCAACCGGTATCTCTCAGGTGCTGGGGGCGTGGATGGCGCAATACGGCATTCCGTACAGCTCTACAATCGCGGTTGTTTTCGTCACGATTATTCTTTCATACTGTACGCTGGTTTTCGGTGAATTGGTTCCCAAGCGCATCGCGCTGCAGAAAGCCGAACAATTCAGTTTGATGTGCGTGCAGCCGATCTTGATTATTTCCCGCGTCCTTTCTCCGTTTATAAAGCTGCTTTCCTTATCGACCAACGGCTTTTTACGCCTGCTCGGCATGCAGACTGAAAATCTCGAAGAAGAAGTCAGTGAAGAGGAAATTCGCTCGCTGGTCCACAGCGGCCGCGCCAGCGGCGTCTTTGATGAGTCGCAGACGGAGATGATCGATTCGGTCTTTACCTTTGATGATAAAACCGCCCGCGATGTTATGGTGCCGCGGCAGGAAGTCGTCATGCTGGATATGGATGAGCCGATCCGGCCGCAGTTAAAAGAGCTGCTGAGTACCCGTCTGAGCCGGTTTCCGGTCTATCGTGAAAACAGTGATAACATTATCGGCATTTTGAATATAAAAGACTTGATGATTGCCATTTCGGAAGGAAAAACCGAACAGCTGGAACTGGAGTCGCTGCTGCAGAAGCCTTATTTTGTCCCTGACAGCAAGCCGACGGCTGAACTGTTTCGAGAAATGCAGAAAACCCAGTACCGCATGGCGATTCTGATTGATGAATTCGGCGGATTCAGCGGGATTACCACAACAGAGGATCTCGTGGAAGAAATTGTTGGTGATCTGTATGATGAATATGATCAGGAAGAACCGGAGCTGATTCAGTTAAGCGCCAATGAATATCAGATTGACGGACTGATGAATCTCGATGAGCTGAATGAAGAACTCGGTTTAAATCTGGAAACTGAATATTACGATACGATTTCGGGTTATTTAATCGAACAGCTGGGCCAGATTCCGCAGCCGAACGAACATCCGGAAATTCAGATCGGTTCCCTGCGCTTTACCGTTTTGTCCATGGCCGGCAAGCGCATCGCCAAGATCCGTCTGATGTTGGATTCCAGCTCTGATTCAGAGAGGACAGAATCCAATTAA
- a CDS encoding helix-turn-helix domain-containing protein: MTFGEKLFKLRKEKGFSQEALAEKLNTTRQAISKWENNQGYPETEKLLMLSNIFELSVDDLLKENTGPLSSNENGYYVSKECAEGFLSFHKKTTKRTAAGVAIMVFGGVPYYLFIDHRLVSVTLASMFLVTGLAFLLNMSLMENPYKKLKSERLLFDPAYFSSLAKTYETYKRKYIALILLAICLILLAVILEFANIANFPLVEIQCILVASSVYLFIYGIGIIDAYDVLLRNEERMESLYWKFIKKLKK; encoded by the coding sequence ATGACATTTGGAGAGAAACTATTTAAGTTAAGAAAAGAAAAAGGATTTTCACAAGAAGCCTTAGCGGAGAAGCTCAATACGACCAGACAGGCAATTAGTAAGTGGGAAAATAATCAAGGCTATCCAGAAACAGAAAAATTACTTATGCTTAGTAATATATTTGAATTGTCTGTAGACGATTTACTTAAAGAAAACACTGGGCCCCTCTCTTCCAATGAAAATGGATATTATGTGAGTAAAGAATGTGCAGAGGGTTTCTTGAGTTTTCACAAAAAAACAACGAAGCGTACGGCTGCGGGTGTTGCAATCATGGTGTTCGGCGGCGTTCCCTATTATCTTTTTATTGATCATCGCTTGGTATCTGTAACGCTTGCCAGTATGTTTCTTGTTACTGGACTTGCATTTCTATTGAATATGTCGTTGATGGAAAATCCGTATAAGAAACTAAAAAGTGAACGTCTGCTTTTTGACCCGGCTTACTTTTCGAGTTTAGCAAAGACGTATGAAACCTATAAAAGAAAATATATCGCCCTTATTCTTTTAGCTATATGTCTGATACTCCTAGCTGTTATCCTGGAATTTGCGAATATCGCTAACTTCCCTTTGGTTGAAATTCAATGTATCTTAGTTGCAAGTTCGGTTTACTTATTTATATATGGAATTGGAATTATCGATGCTTATGATGTATTGTTGCGAAACGAAGAACGTATGGAATCCCTTTATTGGAAATTCATTAAAAAGCTAAAGAAATAA
- the phnC gene encoding phosphonate ABC transporter ATP-binding protein — MTEILSLKHVSKVYDNRVQALHDVSFDVRQGELISIIGPSGAGKSTLLRCINRMIEASEGQILFLDQDVTAADKKQLKEVRKNIGMIFQNYNLVYRLSVLENVMHGRLGSYSTLQSTLGLYRREDVEEAQRLLQMLGLQDRLYEKCSKLSGGQKQRVGIARALLQHPKMILCDEPIASLDPQSSKVIMEYLRDIATSMNIPCLVNLHQVDVALHYSDRIIGMHQGEVVFFGRPQDLDDVVIEKIYGKGLEDLLSHGGQA, encoded by the coding sequence ATGACTGAAATTTTATCGCTGAAGCATGTATCCAAAGTGTATGATAATCGCGTTCAGGCCCTGCATGACGTCAGCTTCGATGTCCGTCAAGGTGAACTGATTTCGATCATTGGACCCAGCGGAGCGGGAAAATCGACTTTGCTTCGCTGCATTAACCGCATGATCGAAGCCAGCGAAGGACAGATTCTGTTTTTGGATCAGGATGTAACGGCAGCTGACAAAAAGCAGCTGAAAGAGGTTCGGAAGAATATCGGCATGATCTTTCAGAATTACAATCTGGTCTATCGCCTGTCCGTGTTGGAAAATGTCATGCATGGCCGGCTGGGCAGCTATTCCACCTTGCAAAGCACGCTCGGGCTGTACCGCCGCGAGGATGTTGAGGAGGCTCAGCGGCTGCTGCAGATGCTGGGTCTGCAGGATCGCCTGTATGAGAAGTGCTCTAAGCTTTCCGGCGGGCAGAAACAGCGGGTCGGGATTGCCCGCGCTCTGCTTCAGCATCCGAAGATGATCCTGTGCGATGAACCGATCGCATCACTGGATCCGCAGTCCTCAAAAGTGATCATGGAATATCTCAGGGATATTGCAACCTCGATGAACATTCCGTGTCTGGTCAATCTGCATCAGGTGGATGTTGCGCTGCATTACTCAGACCGGATTATCGGTATGCATCAGGGGGAAGTGGTGTTCTTTGGCAGACCTCAGGACTTGGATGATGTGGTCATTGAAAAGATTTATGGTAAAGGATTAGAAGATTTACTCAGCCATGGAGGTCAGGCATGA
- a CDS encoding TM2 domain-containing protein: MNDREDFDPILMFFITFFFGGFGVHHFLRRHYGLGVLYFFTFGLMGIGWFIDTIRAFIAMFKTSDEPRRDGRRCRQCGRRIEPSRNSTLCAHCEEKMEQEYLQISKHFTRVIDEVEKGQPHLEGYLRRFDILNKDVEQMWDLAQDIDVEPPFHQRDLRQAMDRKFVEAVSMRISMALEKSQITMDAAKLRQELMGLTEELIDCKYHFPKYAELITPMIEKTKETLNKI, from the coding sequence ATGAACGATCGTGAAGATTTTGATCCGATTCTTATGTTTTTTATCACCTTCTTTTTCGGAGGTTTTGGTGTCCATCATTTTCTGCGCCGGCACTATGGCTTAGGCGTGCTTTATTTCTTTACGTTTGGTTTGATGGGGATCGGCTGGTTCATTGATACGATTCGCGCCTTTATCGCGATGTTTAAAACGTCGGATGAACCGCGCCGTGACGGGCGGCGCTGCCGCCAGTGCGGGCGCCGGATCGAACCGAGCCGCAATTCCACGTTATGCGCGCATTGTGAAGAAAAAATGGAACAGGAATATCTGCAGATTTCCAAACATTTCACACGTGTGATCGATGAAGTTGAAAAAGGCCAGCCGCATTTAGAGGGTTATCTGCGCCGCTTTGATATTTTGAATAAAGATGTCGAACAGATGTGGGATCTGGCTCAGGACATTGATGTTGAACCGCCGTTTCATCAGCGTGATCTGCGGCAGGCCATGGATCGTAAATTCGTAGAAGCGGTGAGTATGCGGATTTCGATGGCGCTGGAGAAATCTCAGATCACGATGGATGCTGCAAAGTTAAGGCAGGAATTAATGGGATTGACTGAAGAATTGATCGACTGCAAATACCATTTTCCTAAATATGCTGAACTGATTACCCCGATGATCGAAAAGACCAAAGAAACGTTGAATAAGATTTAG